A single genomic interval of Lentimicrobium saccharophilum harbors:
- a CDS encoding acyl-CoA carboxylase subunit beta, producing MKVSEKLALLKAKREKAAAMGGRERVGKQHEKGKLTARERIELLFDEGTFRELDTFVSHRSVNFGMEKVEIVSDGVITGHGLINGRPVFAFSQDFTSSGGSLGEMHAAKICKVMDLALKSGVPVVGLNDSGGARVEEGVDALKGYGEIFFRNSRASGVIPQISAIMGPCAGGAVYSPAMTDFVFMVKKTSHMFITSPYVIKTVTGEETTFEELGGAMVHNSKSGNAHFACENDEDTIERIRGLLDYLPDNNMSQAPRIEMQDDPARLCPELDVLIPDDPRVPYDMKAIIHEVVDAGEFYEVHEHFAENCIVGFARLNNRSVGIIANQPMVSAGCLDIDASDKISRFIRTCDAFNIPIVTFVDVPGYLPGVHQEWGGIIRHGAKLLWSYSEATVPKFTVVIRKDYGGAYLAMSARQLGADMVFAWPTAEIAVMGAKGAVEVLSGYRKEIREAEDKEVKTREKIAEYEERFNVPYIAAQRGYIDEVILPSETRQRLIDGLEIMATKTEALPPKKHGNIPQ from the coding sequence ATGAAGGTTTCAGAAAAGCTGGCCCTGTTAAAGGCCAAAAGGGAGAAAGCCGCTGCAATGGGAGGCCGGGAAAGGGTCGGAAAGCAGCATGAAAAAGGAAAACTTACCGCGCGGGAACGCATAGAGCTGCTGTTCGACGAAGGGACATTCAGGGAACTCGATACATTCGTCTCGCACCGTTCTGTAAATTTCGGGATGGAAAAGGTAGAAATCGTTTCCGACGGGGTGATTACCGGTCACGGATTGATCAATGGCCGGCCCGTATTTGCATTTTCACAGGACTTTACCTCCAGTGGGGGTTCGTTGGGCGAGATGCATGCTGCCAAGATCTGCAAGGTGATGGATCTTGCACTCAAATCGGGGGTACCGGTGGTCGGGCTGAACGATTCGGGCGGCGCCCGGGTTGAAGAAGGGGTGGATGCCCTGAAGGGATACGGAGAGATTTTTTTCAGAAACTCACGGGCATCCGGCGTTATCCCGCAGATTTCAGCCATTATGGGCCCTTGTGCCGGTGGCGCTGTGTATTCTCCGGCCATGACCGACTTCGTTTTCATGGTCAAAAAGACCAGCCATATGTTTATTACCAGTCCTTATGTGATTAAAACCGTTACCGGTGAAGAGACTACTTTCGAGGAACTGGGCGGTGCCATGGTGCACAATTCGAAAAGCGGAAACGCTCATTTTGCCTGCGAAAACGATGAAGATACCATAGAACGCATCCGCGGACTACTTGATTATTTGCCGGATAACAATATGAGCCAGGCGCCCCGCATCGAAATGCAGGATGATCCTGCCCGGCTTTGCCCTGAACTGGATGTCCTAATTCCCGATGATCCCAGGGTGCCTTACGATATGAAGGCCATTATTCATGAGGTGGTGGATGCGGGGGAATTTTATGAAGTGCATGAGCACTTCGCCGAAAATTGTATCGTTGGTTTCGCACGCCTCAACAACCGTTCGGTGGGCATTATTGCCAATCAACCCATGGTGTCGGCAGGGTGTCTCGATATTGATGCTTCTGATAAAATCAGCCGTTTTATCCGGACCTGCGATGCTTTCAATATTCCCATCGTCACGTTTGTGGATGTTCCGGGTTACCTTCCCGGGGTGCATCAGGAGTGGGGAGGCATCATCAGGCATGGGGCCAAGTTGCTGTGGAGTTATTCCGAAGCAACCGTTCCCAAGTTTACAGTGGTAATCCGTAAGGATTATGGCGGCGCTTATCTGGCGATGAGTGCCCGCCAGCTTGGCGCGGATATGGTTTTTGCATGGCCTACGGCCGAAATTGCCGTGATGGGTGCCAAAGGCGCGGTGGAAGTCTTGTCGGGATACCGCAAAGAGATCAGGGAAGCCGAAGATAAGGAAGTAAAGACCCGCGAAAAGATTGCGGAATACGAAGAGCGTTTCAATGTTCCTTACATCGCGGCCCAACGCGGGTATATCGATGAAGTAATCCTGCCTTCGGAAACCCGCCAGCGGCTGATTGACGGTCTGGAAATTATGGCAACGAAGACAGAGGCCCTTCCGCCGAAAAAACATGGTAATATTCCTCAATAA